The following proteins come from a genomic window of Methanocella conradii HZ254:
- a CDS encoding V4R domain-containing protein, giving the protein MRGQVEIYSTKKGMIAIESPIKNKILQKLSERELTFEELIEVCEKARSTMSVHLNDLLSMGLVYKRVDARDRRKKYFGLNTDLLVSSKVPVATHYEKILQSIPGTVGDKYGFLKSLFHLVRSGMESYGVDTSPAMKKIGRDVGKTLAPFFKARTADALLKEVSEFWEAQGLGKVMILKSDVPTIIVDDCFDCSTMPNIGRTQCSLDEGILEAIIEEKLKVKCSVEETECYGTGFHHCKFIIKIFK; this is encoded by the coding sequence ATGCGCGGGCAAGTCGAGATCTACTCAACTAAAAAGGGCATGATAGCCATCGAGAGCCCCATAAAGAATAAGATATTACAGAAGCTTTCGGAGCGTGAGCTTACCTTTGAGGAGCTCATCGAGGTGTGCGAAAAGGCCAGGTCGACCATGTCGGTCCACCTCAATGACCTTTTGAGCATGGGGCTTGTGTATAAGAGAGTCGATGCCAGGGACCGGCGCAAGAAGTACTTCGGGCTGAACACGGACCTTCTGGTAAGCTCTAAGGTGCCCGTGGCCACCCATTACGAGAAAATCTTACAATCCATCCCGGGCACGGTTGGCGACAAGTACGGCTTTTTAAAGTCCTTATTTCACCTGGTACGCTCCGGCATGGAGTCCTATGGGGTCGATACTAGCCCGGCCATGAAGAAGATTGGCCGAGACGTCGGGAAAACTCTTGCGCCCTTCTTTAAGGCCCGTACGGCTGACGCTCTCTTAAAGGAAGTCTCGGAGTTCTGGGAGGCCCAGGGCCTCGGTAAGGTAATGATATTAAAAAGCGACGTGCCCACCATCATCGTAGACGACTGCTTCGATTGCAGCACTATGCCCAACATAGGGCGCACCCAGTGCTCCCTGGATGAGGGCATCCTAGAAGCGATAATCGAGGAAAAATTAAAGGTTAAGTGCTCCGTCGAGGAGACCGAGTGCTATGGTACGGGCTTCCACCACTGCAAGTTCATAATAAAAATATTCAAATAA
- the hcp gene encoding hydroxylamine reductase, with protein MFCYQCEQTANGKGCTKAGVCGKDANVAALQDLLIYALRGLSEVAVEGRRLGIVDDGVNAFTIRALFTTGTNVNFDAGRFPELINRCVELRERLKEKVKAAGGKAEYGDGPATYQPAKGIDGLIEQGTKVGLLSDTSLNPDVRSLQHITLFGIKGVAAYADHARTLGHEDDNVYAFIHEGLAAMQDKGLGLNDWIGLAMKCGEINIRVMELLDAGNTTTYGHSVPTKVPLGAKKGKAILVSGHDLKDLEELLKQTEGKGIYVYTHGEMLPAHGYPGLKKYKHFYGHYGTAWQNQTKEFPAFPGPILMTTNCIQRPRESYRNSIFTTGPVGWPGVTHIEGYDFGPVIQKALEMPGFDRDVEGKSVMVGFARNAVLGVAPTIIEAVKAGKVRRFFLVAGCDGAKPGRNYYSEFVEKVPKDCIVLTLACGKFRFFDKELGDIGGIPRLLDVGQCNDAYSAVKIAMALADAFKVGVNDLPLSMVLSWYEQKAVAILLSLLYLGVRDIRLGPSMPAFISPAVLDYLAKKFNIMPITTPDQDLKAILG; from the coding sequence ATGTTTTGCTACCAATGCGAACAGACGGCGAACGGGAAGGGCTGCACGAAGGCCGGGGTATGCGGGAAGGACGCAAACGTGGCCGCACTCCAGGACTTGCTCATTTACGCCCTGAGAGGACTGTCAGAGGTGGCCGTAGAGGGCCGCAGGCTCGGCATAGTAGACGATGGCGTAAATGCCTTTACGATAAGGGCGCTCTTCACGACGGGCACCAACGTAAACTTCGATGCGGGCAGGTTCCCGGAGCTAATCAACAGGTGCGTCGAGCTACGGGAGAGGCTAAAGGAAAAGGTGAAAGCTGCTGGAGGCAAGGCCGAGTATGGCGATGGCCCGGCCACATACCAGCCGGCGAAGGGCATCGATGGACTCATCGAGCAGGGGACGAAGGTCGGCCTGCTATCCGATACGTCTTTAAACCCCGACGTGAGGTCGCTCCAGCACATCACGCTTTTCGGAATAAAGGGGGTGGCGGCATACGCTGACCATGCCCGGACGCTTGGCCATGAGGACGATAATGTTTACGCCTTCATACATGAAGGCCTCGCTGCCATGCAGGATAAAGGCCTCGGCCTGAACGACTGGATAGGCCTCGCCATGAAGTGTGGAGAAATAAATATAAGGGTCATGGAGCTCCTCGACGCCGGGAATACTACCACTTATGGCCACTCCGTGCCCACAAAAGTCCCTCTGGGGGCGAAGAAGGGCAAGGCCATACTGGTATCGGGCCACGACCTGAAGGATTTAGAGGAGTTGCTAAAGCAGACGGAGGGGAAAGGCATTTATGTCTACACGCATGGCGAGATGCTTCCAGCCCACGGGTACCCTGGCCTTAAGAAGTATAAGCACTTCTACGGGCACTACGGGACCGCGTGGCAGAACCAGACGAAAGAGTTCCCTGCCTTTCCAGGCCCCATCCTCATGACGACGAACTGTATACAGAGGCCAAGGGAGTCGTACCGGAATAGCATATTCACGACAGGGCCGGTAGGATGGCCTGGAGTTACTCATATTGAGGGCTATGATTTCGGGCCGGTCATCCAGAAAGCCCTTGAGATGCCTGGCTTTGACCGTGACGTCGAGGGCAAGTCGGTCATGGTCGGGTTCGCAAGGAACGCCGTCCTTGGAGTTGCTCCCACCATCATTGAAGCGGTGAAAGCCGGAAAGGTCAGGCGGTTCTTCCTGGTGGCCGGCTGCGACGGGGCAAAACCGGGGCGTAACTACTACTCCGAGTTCGTGGAGAAGGTGCCTAAGGACTGCATAGTGCTGACCCTCGCCTGCGGCAAGTTCAGGTTCTTCGACAAGGAGCTTGGCGATATTGGCGGCATTCCACGCTTGCTTGACGTTGGGCAGTGTAACGACGCCTACTCGGCAGTGAAGATAGCGATGGCTCTAGCTGACGCGTTCAAGGTGGGGGTTAACGACCTGCCCCTCTCGATGGTCCTCTCCTGGTACGAGCAAAAAGCGGTCGCAATACTCCTCTCGCTGCTCTACCTGGGAGTCAGGGACATCCGCCTCGGCCCGAGCATGCCCGCCTTCATCTCGCCCGCTGTCCTCGACTACCTGGCCAAGAAGTTTAACATAATGCCCATAACCACGCCCGACCAGGACCTGAAGGCAATACTTGGATAA
- a CDS encoding protease inhibitor I42 family protein: MKRVVDIRYVLPAMLLILLLCSGLAAAQSVYSASDNGKTITMRAGDTFRVRLDENPTTGYSWNLTVGSGLQVVGDRYTPNATGLIGSGGHHEWTIMAVRMGTYKISGVYKRPREPLTGSERRFEMTVKVIGEPAVPSNFTFPSFGPIFGLMPRNFSMLLNMSDLFGHLPRFLGQ; this comes from the coding sequence ATGAAGAGGGTAGTGGACATTCGATACGTCTTGCCAGCAATGCTTTTGATATTACTTCTGTGCAGCGGCCTGGCGGCAGCGCAAAGCGTTTACTCGGCAAGCGATAATGGCAAGACTATAACGATGAGGGCGGGAGACACGTTCAGGGTAAGGCTCGACGAGAATCCCACGACAGGGTATTCGTGGAACCTCACCGTGGGGAGCGGCCTGCAGGTTGTGGGCGACAGGTATACGCCGAACGCTACGGGCTTAATCGGCAGCGGCGGCCATCACGAATGGACTATAATGGCGGTCAGGATGGGCACGTATAAAATATCCGGAGTCTATAAGCGGCCACGGGAGCCGTTAACGGGCAGCGAGAGGCGCTTTGAGATGACCGTTAAGGTCATCGGGGAGCCCGCGGTGCCCTCTAACTTTACCTTCCCATCGTTCGGGCCCATTTTTGGCCTCATGCCCAGGAACTTTTCAATGCTGCTTAACATGAGCGACCTGTTCGGTCATCTCCCCCGATTCTTAGGCCAGTAA
- a CDS encoding heavy-metal-associated domain-containing protein: MAEKKVTLIIEGMHCSHCASAIAEALKRLKGVKGADVLFTTGKAKVSYDPDLVKVDDMAKAIESLGYEVKGIRE, from the coding sequence ATGGCTGAGAAGAAAGTCACGCTTATAATTGAGGGCATGCATTGTAGCCATTGTGCTTCAGCGATCGCGGAGGCCCTTAAAAGGCTTAAAGGCGTTAAGGGCGCGGACGTGCTTTTTACCACGGGCAAGGCAAAGGTATCCTATGACCCCGACCTGGTTAAGGTTGATGATATGGCTAAAGCCATAGAAAGCCTGGGCTATGAGGTAAAAGGCATAAGGGAGTAG